The sequence below is a genomic window from Flavobacterium sediminilitoris.
AGTCCAATTTTTTGCATTTTGTTATTATATTTACAAAGGAAACATCATTATGATGTTTCCTTTATTTTTTAAATTTATATTTGAATTAATTCCTACTTGGAAAAATTCCTACAGTAGCAATAGAATAATTAATAGTCAGATAAGGATTCATAATGCTTAAAGGAATATTTGAACCTGTTGGATCTGTAGAACCAGTCACTTGAGTTCCTCCTGTAAATACTCCTGGGGAAGCTCCATTTCCGCTATAGATAGGGTTGTTAGTCGTAGCAGGAAAATTTCCATCAGGTGAAATTTCATCAGCATTTCCCGAAGAAGCTTTTAACAGAACATGAACATTGTTCAATGTATGAATATGAGCGGGTAAATTTGTAGAGAGTAATGTTACTGTTGTGTTACCGCTTTTTTGTCCTATATTGTAATTTGGTAATCCTGGTCCTTGACCTTGTCCAATTGGCATTCTTCCTTGTAAATCGGGAAGTGCAAAAGTCGTTTGCCCATTACCTCCGTAGGTTGTTCCGATTAATGAGAATAATGCTGTGTTTTGAGCAATTGAAAGGATTTGACCCTGACAAGTCATGTATCCTCTTGGCGGAAAGTAAAAGCCAAAAATTTTGATTTCTCCTATGAAAGGTTCTGTTGACATGATTTTATATTTTTTAAAGGTTATTAATTTAATTAATTGCGACTTGGGAAGATCCCATAAATTGCAATGGAGTAATTAATCGTTAAGTAAGGATTCGTTATATTTATTGGAATATTTGATCCAGTTATATCTGTTGTCCCTGTGACTTGCGTTCCTCCAGTAAATACACCAGAAGTTGCACCATTACTACTATAAATAGGACTATTAGCTGTAGCAAGAAAATTTCCATCAGGTGAAATTTCATCAGCATTTCCCGAAGAAGCTTGTAACTTAACTTGCATTGAATTTAATGTATGCACGTGTTGAGGAATATTCGATGTTAAAAGAGTTACATTGGTTGTACCCGCAAGTTGTCCCATATTATAATTAGGTAGTCCAGGACCTTGTCCTTGTCCTATTGGCATACGTCCTCTAAGATCAGGTAATGCAAAAGTAGTTTGTCCATTGCCACCATAAGTAGTCCCTAATAGTGAAAATAAAGCAGTATTTTGAGCAATTGACATTATTTGACCACTACATAGCTGGTAACTCACTGGAGCAAAATTGAATCCGAAAATCTTAATCTCTCCAATAAAAGGTTCTGTTGACATATTTTAAAAATTTAATGGTTAGTATTATTTTCTACTAAGTTAATTAAAAATATACTAAGTTAACACTTACTAAAATTATCTATCTTTTAATTATTTGCTAAATTATTACATATCCAATAAATCTATACCCGTAAAAATACCTGTTTTTTGGTTTAGATGCTTTATGAATGAATTTTAATATTAAATTTGTGATAATAATTTAACAAATTAAAACGTATTATTTATGAAAAATGATAACTCAATTCCATTGACAACAGCTCAAGGATGGGCTAAAACATGGGTGAATTCTCAACCTGCAGGAGCAGTTAAAGCTCATTTAATTCCTATGGAAGATTTTGTTGCTTTGAGCAAAGAAGAAGGAGTAGAAAATATTCGTGCCTACATAGGTATTGATGAAAATGGAGTAAATAAATTAATGCTTGTGGGTGTTAATGCAAAAGGTCTTGATATGGTTAATGAAGAAATAGGGGAGAGAGTTTATGATTTCACGGCTCCATGTCCTACAACGTGTGATCCTTCAAGTCCTTTATTTATAGTAAAAGAGAAAGAATAAAGGTTTTTAAAATTATTTATAGAAATGAAAAGTGTTGTTTAAAAATAAGTAAAATTATGACGGATTTTTTTTTATTTGTAGGATACTTTTTATTACTAATAAATTTTTTTTTATTCCTTAGAGGCTTTTCTAATCAAGGAAAGGCCTTTAAAATTTTTACAATTTATTTATTTGGTATTTTTGTTATACAAATAACAGCTTATGTATTTAAGATAGAAAGAATTAATAATCTCTTTATATCTCATTTCTATTTTATATTTCAACTCATAATCATAAGCCTATTCTATCATAATCTTTTGAAAGAAAAATATCAGCGAAAAATTATTCAAATAAGTTTTTTGCTTTGTATAGTTTCATTGCTTATCCTATATTTAGTAAATCCTTCATTGTTTTTTGAATTTAATTTATTTGAAGTTTTTATAACCTCTTTCTTATTGATTATTTATTCTACTTTTCATTTATATAATCAGCTCGATAGTAAAAGAGAATATTATTATATAAATTTAGGCATATTAATATATCTTTTTGGAAGTACAATATTGTTTTTAGTAGGGAACTTAATGTTAAGTTTTAAAACAGAATTGAATAAAATTACATGGAACCTAAATGCATGTTTATATATAGTTTACCAATTATTTATTTTATATGAATGGAAAATAAGTTTTTCTAAAAATAAAAAACAACAGAATGAATTCTGAATTAATACATCAAAATGATATAATAAATATCATAATTTACACTTTCACAGCTTTTTTATTAATGGCTTTGGTATTAATTTTATTTTTCTATTTCTCAAGAAAAAAAATTGTACAACAAGAAGTAGAAAAGAAAAATTTAGAAATAGCACATCAAAAAGAATTGTTGCATTCTATAATTATCACACAAGAAGAAGAAAGAAAAAGAATAGCGCAAGATTTACATGATGATATTAGTTCAAAACTTAATATAGTGTCAATTAATAGTCATTTATTAAAAACACCAGGTTTAACATTTGATGAGTCTTCTGAAATTTCTACAAATATTTTTAATCTGACTAAAAAAGCCTTGGATAATTCAAGACGAATAGCACATGATTTGTTGCCTCCTGTTTTAGAAAAATTTGGATTACATGCAGGAATAGAAGAATTATGTGTTGAGTATAATAGTAATAAACTAATAAATGCAAGCTTTACAAGTTTTACAGAATTAGATAAAATTAATTCAGATAAGCAATTAAACGTATTTAGAATCTTACAAGAATTAATGAATAATTCATTAAAACATGGAAAAGCTAAAAATATAACGATTATCTTTGAAAGTAATTCTAACCTGATTACATGTAAGTATAATGATGATGGTATTGGTTTTGACATGAATGATGTGAAAAATCAGAAAGGATTAGGAATGAAAAATATTGAAAGTAGAATAAGCTTTCTCAATGGAGAATTAAAAATAATTTCAAGTGAAAAAAAAGGAATGCAAGTAATATTTAGTTTTTAGGTTATGGAAAAAATAAAAATAATATTAGCAGATGATGAAATTTTATTTCGAAAAGGGATAGCATTTATGCTTCAAAGAGAGCAAAATATTCAAATTATATTTGAAGCCTCAAATGGAAGCGAATTAACCTCTTATTTGTCAGAAAGCAGTATTCATCCTGATATTATTTTGATGGATTTAAAAATGCCTTTATTAAATGGAGTAGAAGCAACAAAAATAATTCATGAAACATATCCAGATATAAAGATTATTGCATTAACAAGTTATAACACAAGATCATTTATTGCAAATATGATACATGTAGGAGCATCCTCTTATTTAGTGAAAAATGCAACACCTGCAGAAATGCTAGAAACGATAAATGAAGTTTTTAAAAAAGGATTTTATTATAGCGAGTGTGTATTAGAAGTTATAAATGACGGAATAGCTATAAAAGATTATAGAATTAAAAGTTATTTTGATGATGATTATTTAACATCTAGAGAAAAAGAAATTTTAGAATTAATATGTCAACAATATAGCACAAGCGAAATTGCAGAAAAATTATTTATTAGTCCAAGAACTGTTGATGGACATAGAAATAATTTATTATTAAAAACCGAATCAAAGAACATTGCTGGATTAGTAGTTTATGCGATTCAAAACAAAGTTATTCCAATAAAAAATATTTTGAAAAGGATATAATTTTTTTAGATATAGAATGTTAAAGATATAGCGCTTTAAACCTAATTTCATACCTTTGAATAAAAAGCTATTACTTTGAAAAAACATATATACATACTTCTTTTATTGTTTTCTTTTTCTAGTTATGCTTCCTTTATCTTATTACCAATGGAAGCAGAAGGACAACAAAATCATTTGAAAGCTTATGGAATAACCTATTGGGCGTTAGAAAAAAACTATAAAGTAAGTTGGTTATTAAATTACAGAGGTGGTTCTTTTCTTCTACCAGATGATAATGCCATTAGAAGAGAATGCCAAATTAGAGGAGTTACATTTGAAGTTTTGTCAGACGGAAATGCTAATACTATTTTAGAAGAAATAAGTAGTCCTTCACAAAATATGGAAACTGTAGTTTTGGAAAAAGCACCCAAAATTGCTGTTTATACACCTAAAGGAAAACAACCTTGGGATGATGCCGTTACTATGGTATTGACCTATGCAGAAATTCCATACACAGAGATTTATGATGAAGAAGTATTATCCGATCAATTACTTTTATACGATTGGTTGCATTTACATCATGAAGATTTTACAGGTCAATATGGGAAATTCTTTGGAAGTTATAGAAATGCACCTTGGTACATAGAACAAAAAAAAGAAGCCGAAAATTTAGCTAAAAAATTAGGATACAATAAAGTCTCAGAAGAAAAAAGAGCAGTTGCCTTAAAAATTAGAGATTATGTAATTGGAGGTGGATTTATGTTCGCGATGTGTTCCGCTACTGATAGTTTTGATATTGCATTAGCAGCAGATGGAGTAGATATATGCGAACCTATGTTTGATGGAGATCCAAGTGAAGCAAATTATCAAACAAAAATAGATTATAATAATTCTTTAGCTTTTAAAGATTTTATCCTTGAACGAAAACCAGATAAATACGAGTTTTCAGATATTGATACTACAGACGATAGAGTTAACAAAAAAGTACCTTTCGAACAAGACTATTTTACATTGATGGATTTTTCTGCGAAATGGGATCCAATTCCTACCATGTTATGTCAAAACCACACACAGTTAGTAAAAGGGTTTATGGGACAAACAACAGCTTTCGAAGGAGATAGAATAAAAAGTAATGTACTAAGGTTAGGAGAAAATAAAATAAACGGAGAAGCAAGATATATTCATGGAACAAAAGGAAAAGGAATGTTTACATTTTATGGCGGACATGATCCTGAAGACTATCAGCATTTTGTAGGCGATTCTCCAACAGTTCTAGATTTACACCCAAATTCTCCAGGATATCGATTAATTTTAAATAATGTTTTGTTCCCTGCGGCTAGAAAGAAAAAGCAGAAAACATAATACGAAGTATTTTCTTTTTTTTAAATAATGACTTAATAAATGATAGAGAAAAATTGATTTATTATAATAAATTAGAAGAAGCCATTATTCATAAAAAATAAATTAAAAATCTTCATTGAGCTAAATATTACAATTGGAAAGTAGCATTTTTTACAGAATATTTTCACATTTAAACGTTACTCTTTTGTCTGCAAATAAATCTCTAAGCCTAGCAAAGCTTATAATGATAAAGACGATATATTTTATTCTCTTTGGAATTTACAACTAAGTATAACGAACTAAAAAACAAAATAGTAAATAAGATTTTATATAATTATTAGTTTATTATTTTTCACTATTTTAATTACGGTATTAGAGGGCTATTTTTTGGAGCAATCTAAACAATCCAATAAAAAAAATTAACATTTATTGGAACAAAAAAATCTTTACTAAGTGAAGTCAATCATTGTATTAATAACAATCTTCAATTAGTTATTATCCTAATTTCAAATCAACTGAATAAACTTACTGTAAATAAAATAAAGAAGTAAACAAATTTCAAAAGAAATGTTTGCTTTATATAAAAAAGACCAGTACTGCTACTAGTCTTTTCTGTTTGTATATGAGTTCTACTAAAAGAGCTTTTCTTATTATTAGTCCCAATTTATAACGGCCCAATTTTCTTGTTGTTGAGTTGTTAAAAAACTCCAAGCTATAAAGCGACTAATTTTGTTCCCTTGCTCCATATCAATAGTCTTAACTTCAACTGCACCTACTTTTTTTAAATGATTATAGAAAGGTTTTAGATTCTCTTTTTTAGAAACCAATGAAGTAAACCACATACATTGTTTTTTGAAATGGGCACTTTCATAAATCAAATTAGTAATAAAAGTAAGTTCACCACCTTCTGTCCACAATTCGTTATTTTGACCACTAAAATTTAAAATAGGTTTTCCTTCATTAGCTTTGCCAAGATTACGTAATTTTCTCTGAGAACCTTTTGTAGCTTCTTGTCTTGAACTATGGAAAGGAGGATTACAAATAGTAAAATCAAAGCGTTCATTCTCTAAAATACAATTTTTAAGAATATTTCGTTTATTTTGTTGAATTCGAATACTAATATCTTTATTCAGTTGCTCATTATTTTCAATAATTTTAGCACAAGCTTTTAAAGAAGGTACATCAGTTTCCGTTCCAATAAATTTCCACTGGTATTCTTTATTACCAATAATGGGGTAAATACAATTTGCTCCAATTCCAATATCTAATCCTTTAATATGATTCCCTTTTGGAATTTTATTATTGTTTGAAGTAGCTAATAAATCAGCTATATAATGAACATAATCAGCTCTACCAGGAATAGGAGGACAAAGATTTGTTTTTGGAATATCCCAGAATGTTACATCATAAAAATGAAGCAACAATGTTTTATTCAGTGCTTTTACAGCTTCAGGGTTTGCAAAATCGATAGTCTCATTGCCATATTTATTGGTTAAGACATGATTTTTCAATTTAGGATTAGTTTCGATTAATGATGCAAAATCATATCCGTTTATATGCTTATTTCTAGGATGTAGATTTTTTTTAATTGGAATGTTATTTTCTTTTTTCAAAATGATGATTTAATTTTTCAAAATTACGCATTTATAAATTGAAAATGATAAAAATAAAAATCCCAACCAAAAAATGGTTGGGATTTAATATATAAGTAAGATAAACTGTGGTTAGACGTTTATTTAATTTTATTAACGATAGCTGAAAAAGCTTCTGGGTGATTCATTGCTAAATCAGCAAGTACCTTACGGTTTAACTCAATGTTGTTAGCTTTTATTTTACCCATAAATTGAGAATAACTCATTCCATGTAATCTTGCACCAGCGTTAATACGCATAATCCATAAAGCACGGAAATTTCTCTTTTTTTGCTTTCTATCACGGTATGCATAAGTCATCGCTTTTTCTACCGCGTTTTTCGCTACTGTCCAAACGTTTTTACGTCTTCCAAAGAATCCTTTGGCTTGTTTTAATATTCTTTTTCTTCTAGCTCTTGAAGCTACTCTGTTTTTTGCTCTTGGCATAACTTTAAATGTTTTTTGTAGTAAGGCGACTTTTCAGTTCTTCTATTATTTTGAGTTTTAATTTCAAAAAAAGCCCACTCCAGGGTTATTAATTAATTTTAACCAAACAATCAATTAAATTAAATTTAATTGTTGTTTAATGCTTTTCTCATCTGTTTTGTGAACCAAAGTAGAGTGAGTTAAAGCTAATTTACGCTTTTTAGATTTTTTTGTCAAAATGTGACTCTTAAAAGCGTGCTTTCTTTTGATTTTTCCAGAACCAGTAACTTTAAATCGTTTCTTAGCGCTAGACTTCGTTTTCATTTTAGGCATTTTCTTCCTGTATTTAATTTATTCTTACTTATATTATTTGTAAAAAAGAGCTACAAAGCAAAACACTTTATTTATTTTACCTTTTTCTTAGAAGCAAGGTACATTATCATACGCTTCCCTTCTAATACAGGTAACTGTTCTACTTTTCCGTATTCTTCTAATTCTTGTGCTAATCGCAACAAAAGAATTTGTCCTTGTTCCTTATATATAATGGAACGACCTTTAAAGAATACAAACGCTTTTAGTTTTGCTCCATCTTGAAGAAACTTAATAGCATTTTTCTTTTTGAATTCATAATCATGCTCATCGGTTTGAGGTCCAAAACGGATCTCTTTTATAACCACTTGAGATGATTTTGCTTTTAGCATTTTCTCTCGTTTCTTTTGTTCATAAAGAAACTTACCATAATCCATCAATTTACAAACAGGTGGTTCTGCATTTGGAGATATTTCTACCAAGTCTACTTCTTGCTCTTCTGCAAAACGTAGTGCTTCACCTATTTTGTAAATACCTGGTTCAATGTTTTCACCTACTAAACGTACTTCAGGAACACGAATTAAATTGTTAATCCTGTGTGCTGCTTTTTTTTCTTCGCGAGGCTTATAACCTCTGTTGTTTCTAATTGCTATGGCTTTAAAAATTTAAGTTAAACTTAGAATTGTTTTAATGTTTTATTTATTTCTTCTTGTATTAATGCTGCAAAAGCATCAATTGACATTGTTTGGTTTGATTTTCCATCATCACCATGTTTTCTTACAGAAATTGTCCCGTTTTTCTCTTCTTCCTCACCTATAATAAGCATGAAAGGATATTTCTGAGTTTCCGCTTCACGAATTTTTTTACCAATAGTTTCGTTTCTATTATCTATTTGGGCGCGAATTTCGTGATTTTCTAGCAAAGAAAAAACTTTTTGAGCATAATTTTCATATTTCTCACTCAAAGACAAGATAATAGCTTGTTCTGGCATTAACCAAATCGGGAAATTTCCAGCTGTATGTTCTAGTAAAATGGCAATAAAACGTTCCATACTTCCAAAAGGAGCTCTGTGAATCATAACTGGACGATGTAATTCGTTATCGCTACCCTTATATGTAAGGTCAAAACGCTCAGGTAAATTGTAATCTACTTGAATTGTTCCAAGTTGCCAACTTCTTCCTAATGCGTCTTTTACCATGAAATCAAGTTTTGGTCCATAGAAAGCAGCTTCTCCTGATTCAATTACATAATTTAGCCCTTTGTCTTTTGCAGCACTTATAATTGCATTTTCTGCTTTTTCCCAATTTTCAACATTACCTATATATTTATCAGGATTGTCTAAATCTCTAACTGATACTTGAGCTGTGAAATTTTCAAACCCTAATGAACCAAATACATATAATACTAAATCAATAACATTTTTAAATTCAGCATCTAATTGATCGGGAGTACAAAAAATATGTGCATCATCTTGAGTAAATCCTCTTACACGTGTTAAACCATGTAATTCTCCACTTTGTTCATATCTATATACAGTTCCAAATTCAGCATAACGTTTAGGTAAATCTTTATATGACCAAGGTCTTGCATTATAAATTTCACAATGATGTGGGCAATTCATAGGTTTTAATAAAAATTCTTCTCCTTCTGCTGGAGTATGTATAGGTTGAAAACTATCAGCACCATATTTTGCATAGTGACCTGAAGTTACATATAATTCTTTTTGACCAATATGAGGTGTTACAACTTGTTCATAACCTGCTTTTTTTTGTGCTTTTTTCAAAAATTGCTCTAAACGATCACGTAATGCAGCACCTTTTGGTAACCATAACGGTAATCCTTGACCTACTCGTTGAGAGAAATGGAATAACTCCAATTCTTTTCCTAATTTTCTATGATCACGCTTTTTCGCTTCTTCTAATAATTGAAGG
It includes:
- the rlmF gene encoding 23S rRNA (adenine(1618)-N(6))-methyltransferase RlmF, producing MKKENNIPIKKNLHPRNKHINGYDFASLIETNPKLKNHVLTNKYGNETIDFANPEAVKALNKTLLLHFYDVTFWDIPKTNLCPPIPGRADYVHYIADLLATSNNNKIPKGNHIKGLDIGIGANCIYPIIGNKEYQWKFIGTETDVPSLKACAKIIENNEQLNKDISIRIQQNKRNILKNCILENERFDFTICNPPFHSSRQEATKGSQRKLRNLGKANEGKPILNFSGQNNELWTEGGELTFITNLIYESAHFKKQCMWFTSLVSKKENLKPFYNHLKKVGAVEVKTIDMEQGNKISRFIAWSFLTTQQQENWAVINWD
- a CDS encoding phage tail protein, whose translation is MSTEPFIGEIKIFGFNFAPVSYQLCSGQIMSIAQNTALFSLLGTTYGGNGQTTFALPDLRGRMPIGQGQGPGLPNYNMGQLAGTTNVTLLTSNIPQHVHTLNSMQVKLQASSGNADEISPDGNFLATANSPIYSSNGATSGVFTGGTQVTGTTDITGSNIPINITNPYLTINYSIAIYGIFPSRN
- a CDS encoding asparagine synthetase B, whose product is MEAEGQQNHLKAYGITYWALEKNYKVSWLLNYRGGSFLLPDDNAIRRECQIRGVTFEVLSDGNANTILEEISSPSQNMETVVLEKAPKIAVYTPKGKQPWDDAVTMVLTYAEIPYTEIYDEEVLSDQLLLYDWLHLHHEDFTGQYGKFFGSYRNAPWYIEQKKEAENLAKKLGYNKVSEEKRAVALKIRDYVIGGGFMFAMCSATDSFDIALAADGVDICEPMFDGDPSEANYQTKIDYNNSLAFKDFILERKPDKYEFSDIDTTDDRVNKKVPFEQDYFTLMDFSAKWDPIPTMLCQNHTQLVKGFMGQTTAFEGDRIKSNVLRLGENKINGEARYIHGTKGKGMFTFYGGHDPEDYQHFVGDSPTVLDLHPNSPGYRLILNNVLFPAARKKKQKT
- the infC gene encoding translation initiation factor IF-3, with translation MRNNRGYKPREEKKAAHRINNLIRVPEVRLVGENIEPGIYKIGEALRFAEEQEVDLVEISPNAEPPVCKLMDYGKFLYEQKKREKMLKAKSSQVVIKEIRFGPQTDEHDYEFKKKNAIKFLQDGAKLKAFVFFKGRSIIYKEQGQILLLRLAQELEEYGKVEQLPVLEGKRMIMYLASKKKVK
- a CDS encoding response regulator transcription factor, with the translated sequence MEKIKIILADDEILFRKGIAFMLQREQNIQIIFEASNGSELTSYLSESSIHPDIILMDLKMPLLNGVEATKIIHETYPDIKIIALTSYNTRSFIANMIHVGASSYLVKNATPAEMLETINEVFKKGFYYSECVLEVINDGIAIKDYRIKSYFDDDYLTSREKEILELICQQYSTSEIAEKLFISPRTVDGHRNNLLLKTESKNIAGLVVYAIQNKVIPIKNILKRI
- the rplT gene encoding 50S ribosomal protein L20, with protein sequence MPRAKNRVASRARRKRILKQAKGFFGRRKNVWTVAKNAVEKAMTYAYRDRKQKKRNFRALWIMRINAGARLHGMSYSQFMGKIKANNIELNRKVLADLAMNHPEAFSAIVNKIK
- a CDS encoding sensor histidine kinase, giving the protein MNSELIHQNDIINIIIYTFTAFLLMALVLILFFYFSRKKIVQQEVEKKNLEIAHQKELLHSIIITQEEERKRIAQDLHDDISSKLNIVSINSHLLKTPGLTFDESSEISTNIFNLTKKALDNSRRIAHDLLPPVLEKFGLHAGIEELCVEYNSNKLINASFTSFTELDKINSDKQLNVFRILQELMNNSLKHGKAKNITIIFESNSNLITCKYNDDGIGFDMNDVKNQKGLGMKNIESRISFLNGELKIISSEKKGMQVIFSF
- a CDS encoding phage tail protein, which translates into the protein MSTEPFIGEIKIFGFYFPPRGYMTCQGQILSIAQNTALFSLIGTTYGGNGQTTFALPDLQGRMPIGQGQGPGLPNYNIGQKSGNTTVTLLSTNLPAHIHTLNNVHVLLKASSGNADEISPDGNFPATTNNPIYSGNGASPGVFTGGTQVTGSTDPTGSNIPLSIMNPYLTINYSIATVGIFPSRN
- the thrS gene encoding threonine--tRNA ligase; protein product: MIKITLPDGSVKEFAQHTTPMDVALSISEGLARNVISASFNGTTIETTTPLTTDGSLILYTWNNPEGKKAFWHSTSHVMAQAIEEVYPGSKLTIGPAIDNGFYYDVDFGDKKITDADFKKIEDRVLEISREKHEFKMRSVTKAEALALYKDNEFKTELIQNLEDGTITFCDHSSFTDLCRGGHIPNTGIIKAMKILSVAGAYWRGNEKNKQLTRVYGISFPKQKELTEYLQLLEEAKKRDHRKLGKELELFHFSQRVGQGLPLWLPKGAALRDRLEQFLKKAQKKAGYEQVVTPHIGQKELYVTSGHYAKYGADSFQPIHTPAEGEEFLLKPMNCPHHCEIYNARPWSYKDLPKRYAEFGTVYRYEQSGELHGLTRVRGFTQDDAHIFCTPDQLDAEFKNVIDLVLYVFGSLGFENFTAQVSVRDLDNPDKYIGNVENWEKAENAIISAAKDKGLNYVIESGEAAFYGPKLDFMVKDALGRSWQLGTIQVDYNLPERFDLTYKGSDNELHRPVMIHRAPFGSMERFIAILLEHTAGNFPIWLMPEQAIILSLSEKYENYAQKVFSLLENHEIRAQIDNRNETIGKKIREAETQKYPFMLIIGEEEEKNGTISVRKHGDDGKSNQTMSIDAFAALIQEEINKTLKQF
- the rpmI gene encoding 50S ribosomal protein L35; the encoded protein is MPKMKTKSSAKKRFKVTGSGKIKRKHAFKSHILTKKSKKRKLALTHSTLVHKTDEKSIKQQLNLI